TCTCCTTTGCTGGTTGTATATGTATATAGTAAACCAAATTTTGAGTAGTAATTCTAACTCGTTCTATTTGCTACATTTATTTCATAAATTATGGATAGAGTACAACAGCGAAGAGGGGGAGTGCGACATGATTTATCGCTTACTAGCTCTTAATATAGATGGGACACTACTATACAACAACGGAAAAATCGCAAAAGGGTTACGGGAAACGATTGAATTTGTGAAAAGAAAAGATGTATACGTTACATTATTTACGAATCGTAATTTTCAATCGGCTCATAAAATTGCCAAGGCGCTAAAATTAGATTCTATATTAGTTACACATGGCGGAGCTTTCGTTTCAGCATCGTTAGATAAGCCGTTCGCTCAAAGGAGATTATCTGAAGAGAAAACCTTTAATATTGTGCAAGTGTTAGAGCATTTTGATTGTAATGTTCGCATTTCTCATGAACGATTTTCAATTGGGAATCGTGAGAGAAATACACCAAACTTAATTGCGCGTACTGTATTATCGAGCGCAGATCCGTTATTTTATCCAGTTCAATTTGTAGATTCGCTAGGGGATGCACTGCGCGATCATCCAGTAGCTGCACCAAAAATTGATATTGTTTTCCATACGAAAGGTGAAAAAGAAAGAGGGATGAATACGTTAAGAAAGGCATTTCAAGATATAGAGTACGTCGAATGTGATGCGAGGCGTATAGAAATTCTCCCTCAAAATGTATCGAAACTACGTGGTTTACAATTACTTGGGGAGCATTTAAATATTCACCTTAGTGAAATGGTCGCGATTGGGGATAGCATAGAAGATTTAGAGGTCATTGAAAACGTTGGACTTGGGGTAGCGATGGGGAACGCGCCTGTAGAGTTAAAGCAAGCCGCAGACTGGATTACACGTTCTAATATTGAGAACGGCGTAGAATATATGATTAAAGAGCATTTCCGTAAGCAATTTCCGCTTCCATTTTTGAAAAATCATAAAAATACACCGAAACGATGAAAAAAGAAACGTAGCATTTTCGCTACGTTTCTTTTTTGTTTTTATGCTTCGATTACTTTAAGCATTCTATTTAAAAATGCAGCAGCTTCACCACGTGTTGCTGTACCTTTTGGGACAAACTCGTTTCGCTCATTACCTTTTACAATTCCGTATGCATAAACGTTTTGTAATGCTTTTTTATTGTATGCTAAGTCTTGGTCAGTGAATGGTAATTTCACTTCTTTTCTATAAATCCATTTGTATTCTAGTGCACGATCAATCATAATAACAGCTTCATCACGTGTTATTGTAGCATTTGGATCAAATGTATTATTCCCACGACCATTAATTATACCTGCGCTAGCGGCACGATTAATTCCATCTACTAAAGATGAATGTGCTTCGTTTAAGTCCGTAAATTTAGAATTTCCAGCAGGTAATTTTAAAGAGCGGGACATTAAGTTTGCAAATTCGGCACGTGTTACAAGACGATTTGGCCAATAAGAACCATTACCGTCGCCGAACATAATTTTTTTAGCTGCTAACTGGCGAATATCTTGCTCATACCAGCCACCTGTAATGTCGTCTTTTTCATGTGGGATTTCTTCAGGGATAACATCTTTACGATTTTCATTATAATAAGCATTTGTTCCTTGTAAGAAAGCAGTCCATTGTCCACGTTGAATCATAAATGCAGGACAGTTTTTTCCACTCCAAAATTGGTGCTTTTGAACGTGATCTAGTGAGATATTTAGTTCATTCATTAAATACGCAGCTAATTTGCGGGCGTTTTCTACTGCTTTAACATAATCGCCATCGCTATTTACAGCAATTTCAATTCCGATTGATTCATAATTTCCAGTTTTATTTCCAGCATGCCATCCAACTTCATTTAATGGAAGGTGTTGATAAATTTCTTTATCATCGACAGTAAAATGCCAAGATGCTGAACGATCAGTGTTTCCACGTGCTTGACTATCTAGGTACTTTGCGTGATTTAAAGCGTTAGCACCGTTGCTCGTATTAGCAGTTTCATGAATTGTAATGTATTTTGGATCCATTGCGTATCCAGGTCGAATGTTTTCATTACCTTTTGGGACAATCATTTCTTTAAATGTCACACCATAAATATTGCTTGTATATAAATTTGCGGGAGTTCTATATAAAGTTTTCTTTTCTGTAGAACTCTTATTTTCTAATAAGGATGCTTTCGTACCTTCAAACGTAGCTGAAGGCGCGTAAATCCATTTTGATGTTTCGTTTACTTGAATTTTAAACCAATTCCCAGATTGTTCAGTAGGAGTGATTGTTTGTGGTTGTATTTTATTTTCTTCTTTAAATGGTTCGAAAGGAAGTGAATATGTAAAAGTCTCTTCCTTTATAATTAATTTTTTATTGGAAAGTTTATGAATCTCTCGTACTTCTAAACTATTATCATCATTATTGATCCAGCCAGAACTAGACGCAGTTTGTACATAGTATGCAGTATCTTTTTTCTTTGTTGCCTTTACGACTTGGTCAGTAACTTCACTATTTGTTTTGTTCTGTAAAGTGTTCGAATCATATAGTGGAAGTTTTTTTGATAAATGGAGCAGATATTCACCATTTATTTCAAGGTGATTCTCTTCATCATGTCGATGTTTTTTTGCATGTTCTTCGATGCTTTTTAAGGCTTCTTCATCAGTAGATGTTTCTGTGTTTGTCTTTGCAGTTTCTGCAAATGAATAAGTGGGAGTTGCAAATGTTTGTAATGCCAAAGAAAGTGCTAAAATGTTGTAAAACTGTTTTTTCATAGTTGTTATAACACGCTATAGTCTGTATCTCGTGTTAACAGTCCTCCTTTTATAGTTAAATTAGTAACAAAATATGTTCTAGATTGTAGCAAGAGTATGTTATAATGTCTATACAACTAGAAAATGTTCGTGGAAAATCAATATTCAGTATGTTGTAAATATAATATAGAAATAAGGTAAAACCTTCTGTATTGACCTGCAAACTCCCTTCAAGTAAACTAAAGAGAGTTTGCAAATGAAAAGGTGATAATGTTGTTAATTTCAATTAAAACGTTACAAGATGATCGTTTTTTACGTCCGCTACAAAATATTGGCGGTTTATTTTTTGAAGAGAGCACGATAGGGTTTGAGAAAGAAGAAGCAAATCTGATCGTTGATATACAGATAGAAGGTAATGTGGCAGCATCAGCTCGTTTAACAGATGTTGCAACCGGAAATGTGTATGAAGAAACATTCTCGAAAGATTTATCTGCTTTTACAGATGAAAAAGAACGTATGAAGCAAGTGAAACATGTTGTTTCTTATGTATATCTTTCTGTGCTTCAACAGCTAACTGGGCTTGAACAGAGCTGGGGTATTTTAACGGGAGTACGCCCAACGAAGCTGCTTCACAAAATGCTTCAAAATGGTATGTCAAAAGAAGAAGCGCACCAAGAACTTCGTGAAAGTTATTTAATTCATGAAGAGAAAATTGAACTTCTTCAGCGTATTGTTGATTGCCAATTAGCGGTGGTTCCAGATTTATACCGCTTGAAAGAAGAAGTAAGTATTTATATCGGTATTCCGTTTTGTCCTACAAAATGTGCGTACTGTACGTTCCCTGCTTACGCAATTAACGGACGCCAAGGATCTGTTGATTCATTCTTAGGCGGTTTACATTATGAAGTTCGTGAAATCGGTAAGTTTTTGAAAGAAAAAGGTGTTAAAGTTACGACGATTTATTACGGCGGTGGTACACCGACGAGTATTACAGCAGAAGAGATGGATATGCTGTATGAAGAAATGTACGAAGCGTTCCCAGATGTGAAAGATGTACGTGAAGTAACAGTTGAGGCAGGTCGCCCAGATACGATCACACCAGCGAAGCTAGAAGTGTTAAATAAATGGAACATTGACCGTATTAGTATTAATCCGCAGTCATACCATCAAGAGACACTAAAAGCAATTGGACGTCATCATACTGTAGAAGAAACGATTGAGAAGTATCATTTAGCACGTGAAATGGGAATGAACAATATTAACATGGACTTAATTATTGGTCTTCCTGGTGAAGGATTAGAAATCTTTAAGCATACGTTAGATGAAACAGAAAAGTTAATGCCAGAATCGTTAACAGTTCATACGTTATCATTTAAACGTGCTTCTGAAATGACACAAAATAAACGTAAATATAAAGTAGCAGGTCGCGAAGAAATCACTGCGATGATGCATGAGGCGGAAGAGTGGACGAAGAACCACAATTACGTGCCATACTATTTATATCGTCAAAAAAATATTTTAGGTAACTTAGAAAACGTTGGATATGCAATGCCTACGCAAGAAAGTATCTACAATATTGTTATTATGGAAGAAGTACAATCAATTATTGGACTTGGTTGCGGGGCATCAAGTAAATTTGTTCACCCACAAACAGGAGCAATTACACACTTTGCGAATCCGAAAGATCCAAAATCATATAACGATGGCTTTGTGAAATATACAGAAGATAAACTGAAAATTTTAGAAGAGCTATTCGCGTAAGGAGAAGGAGACTGTTCCGATTTGGAACAGTCTCTTTTTTATCCCGCTATTTGCCGGGCTGATTAAAGTTTC
This genomic interval from Bacillus cereus contains the following:
- a CDS encoding Cof-type HAD-IIB family hydrolase; translated protein: MIYRLLALNIDGTLLYNNGKIAKGLRETIEFVKRKDVYVTLFTNRNFQSAHKIAKALKLDSILVTHGGAFVSASLDKPFAQRRLSEEKTFNIVQVLEHFDCNVRISHERFSIGNRERNTPNLIARTVLSSADPLFYPVQFVDSLGDALRDHPVAAPKIDIVFHTKGEKERGMNTLRKAFQDIEYVECDARRIEILPQNVSKLRGLQLLGEHLNIHLSEMVAIGDSIEDLEVIENVGLGVAMGNAPVELKQAADWITRSNIENGVEYMIKEHFRKQFPLPFLKNHKNTPKR
- a CDS encoding S-layer homology domain-containing protein encodes the protein MKKQFYNILALSLALQTFATPTYSFAETAKTNTETSTDEEALKSIEEHAKKHRHDEENHLEINGEYLLHLSKKLPLYDSNTLQNKTNSEVTDQVVKATKKKDTAYYVQTASSSGWINNDDNSLEVREIHKLSNKKLIIKEETFTYSLPFEPFKEENKIQPQTITPTEQSGNWFKIQVNETSKWIYAPSATFEGTKASLLENKSSTEKKTLYRTPANLYTSNIYGVTFKEMIVPKGNENIRPGYAMDPKYITIHETANTSNGANALNHAKYLDSQARGNTDRSASWHFTVDDKEIYQHLPLNEVGWHAGNKTGNYESIGIEIAVNSDGDYVKAVENARKLAAYLMNELNISLDHVQKHQFWSGKNCPAFMIQRGQWTAFLQGTNAYYNENRKDVIPEEIPHEKDDITGGWYEQDIRQLAAKKIMFGDGNGSYWPNRLVTRAEFANLMSRSLKLPAGNSKFTDLNEAHSSLVDGINRAASAGIINGRGNNTFDPNATITRDEAVIMIDRALEYKWIYRKEVKLPFTDQDLAYNKKALQNVYAYGIVKGNERNEFVPKGTATRGEAAAFLNRMLKVIEA
- a CDS encoding coproporphyrinogen III oxidase translates to MLLISIKTLQDDRFLRPLQNIGGLFFEESTIGFEKEEANLIVDIQIEGNVAASARLTDVATGNVYEETFSKDLSAFTDEKERMKQVKHVVSYVYLSVLQQLTGLEQSWGILTGVRPTKLLHKMLQNGMSKEEAHQELRESYLIHEEKIELLQRIVDCQLAVVPDLYRLKEEVSIYIGIPFCPTKCAYCTFPAYAINGRQGSVDSFLGGLHYEVREIGKFLKEKGVKVTTIYYGGGTPTSITAEEMDMLYEEMYEAFPDVKDVREVTVEAGRPDTITPAKLEVLNKWNIDRISINPQSYHQETLKAIGRHHTVEETIEKYHLAREMGMNNINMDLIIGLPGEGLEIFKHTLDETEKLMPESLTVHTLSFKRASEMTQNKRKYKVAGREEITAMMHEAEEWTKNHNYVPYYLYRQKNILGNLENVGYAMPTQESIYNIVIMEEVQSIIGLGCGASSKFVHPQTGAITHFANPKDPKSYNDGFVKYTEDKLKILEELFA